The Gracilimonas sp. genome includes a region encoding these proteins:
- a CDS encoding YbaB/EbfC family nucleoid-associated protein — protein sequence MSNFNMADMFGKIQEMQSKMQEAQEGLKDVIVEAEAGGGMVKVKANGNKQIVSIEMDNDVVDPQDKEMLEDLIVAGVNKALEKAEEASKEKMQEMYKGMIPGGGIPGMDMSKFGL from the coding sequence ATGAGTAATTTCAATATGGCCGACATGTTTGGCAAAATTCAGGAAATGCAATCCAAAATGCAGGAGGCGCAGGAAGGTTTAAAGGACGTAATTGTAGAAGCTGAAGCCGGCGGCGGAATGGTTAAAGTGAAAGCCAATGGCAATAAGCAGATTGTTTCCATTGAGATGGATAACGATGTTGTTGATCCCCAGGATAAAGAGATGCTGGAAGACCTGATTGTAGCCGGTGTTAATAAAGCCCTCGAAAAAGCGGAAGAAGCCTCCAAAGAAAAAATGCAGGAAATGTATAAAGGCATGATCCCGGGCGGCGGAATCCCCGGAATGGATATGTCAAAATTCGGACTCTAA